Proteins from a genomic interval of Desulfovibrio piger:
- a CDS encoding helix-turn-helix domain-containing protein, with amino-acid sequence MNSHKNAKLTARGREEMVRRMAHSPAAIVSAVFGVSVRTARKRKKRYQQGGVEVLADRSSRSVRCRSKLTESIHGKVFALRKQRQTGDDIAASLGLSRSTVFASCTNLIAPTSPLWRKNFLCDVINRKSPDKCFIWISSVWARLMAWDTERRERDKSLVAVPAGNICMSVWMMLPGQPVRAFTQTKLSNPPSSFCGVRFCLVCLLRHQD; translated from the coding sequence ACGGCACGAGGTCGAGAGGAAATGGTCAGGCGGATGGCGCATAGCCCAGCCGCGATAGTATCGGCTGTTTTTGGCGTGAGTGTACGAACCGCCAGAAAACGGAAAAAACGTTATCAGCAGGGTGGCGTAGAAGTTCTGGCTGACAGGAGTTCCCGCTCTGTCCGCTGTCGAAGCAAGCTGACAGAGTCGATACACGGAAAAGTTTTTGCCCTGCGCAAACAACGGCAGACCGGCGATGACATAGCGGCAAGTCTCGGCCTTTCGCGCAGTACGGTTTTCGCATCCTGCACAAACTTGATTGCGCCCACCTCTCCTCTCTGGAGGAAAAACTTCCTGTGCGACGTTATCAATAGGAAAAGCCCGGACAAATGCTTCATCTGGATATCAAGCGTCTGGGCAAGATTGATGGCGTGGGACACAGAAAGACGAGAACGCGACAAGTCCCTCGTCGCCGTCCCGGCTGGGAATATCTGCATGTCTGTGTGGATGATGCTTCCCGGGCAGCCTGTACGGGCATTTACCCAGACGAAACTGTCGAATCCGCCGTCGAGTTTTTGTGGTGTGCGGTTTTGCCTGGTATGCCTCCTGCGGCATCAGGATTGA